One Panicum virgatum strain AP13 chromosome 9K, P.virgatum_v5, whole genome shotgun sequence genomic region harbors:
- the LOC120647203 gene encoding beta-galactosidase 5-like yields MVRWWPAALLGCAVAVAVLASAVECAVTYDKKAVMIDGQRRILFSGSIHYPRSTPDMWEGLIQTAKDGGLDVIQTYVFWNGHEPTPGNYYFEERYDLVRFIKTVQKAGLFVHLRIGPYICGEWNFGGFPVWLKYVPGISFRTDNEPFKTAMQGFTEKIVGMMKSEKLFASQGGPIILSQIENEYGPEGKEFGAAGQSYINWAAKMAVGLDTGVPWVMCKEEDAPDPVINACNGFYCDAFSANKPYKPMMWTEAWSGWFTEFGGTIRQRPVEDLAFAVARFVQKGGSFINYYMYHGGTNFGRTAGGPFITTSYDYDAPIDEYGLVREPKHSHLKELHRAVKLCEQALVSVDPAITTLGTMQEAHVFRSPSGCAAFLANYNSNSYAKVVFNNENYNLPPWSISILPDCKNVIFNSATIGVQTSQMQMWADGASSMMWERYDEEVDSLAAAPLLTTTGLLEQLNVTRDSSDYLWYITSVEISPSENFLQGGKPLSLSVQSAGHTLHVFINGQLQGSAYGTREDRRIKYNGMANLRAGTNRIALLSVACGLPNVGVHYETWNTGVVGPVVLHGLNDGSRDLTWQTWSYQVGLKGEQMNLNSLEGSSSVEWMQGSLLARNQQPLAWYKAYFETPTGDEPLALDLGSMGKGQIWINGQSIGRYWTAYANGDCKECSYTGTFRAPKCQAGCGQPTQRWYHVPRSWLQPTRNLLVVFEELGGDSSKIALVKRSVSSVCADVSEDHPNIKKWQIESYGEREYHRAKVHLRCAPGQSISAIKFASFGTPMGTCGSFQQGDCHSANSHTVLEKKCIGLQRCVVAISPESFGGDPCPNVTKRVAVEAVCSPTA; encoded by the exons ATGGTGAGGTGGTGGCCGGCTGCCCTGCTGGGCTGCgcggtggccgtggccgtgctgGCGTCCGCCGTCGAATGCGCGGTGACGTACGACAAGAAGGCGGTGATGATTGACGGGCAGAGGCGGATTCTCTTCTCCGGATCCATACACTACCCCAGGAGCACCCCTGAT ATGTGGGAAGGGCTGATTCAGACGGCTAAAGATGGGGGCTTGGATGTGATTCAGACCTATGTCTTTTGGAATGGACATGAGCCTACTCCTGGAAAT TACTATTTCGAAGAGAGGTACGATTTGGTCAGGTTCATAAAGACTGTCCAGAAGGCCGGGCTGTTTGTACATCTCCGCATCGGGCCCTACATTTGTGGCGAGTGGAATTTCGG TGGCTTCCCAGTTTGGTTGAAGTATGTACCAGGCATCAGCTTCAGGACAGATAACGAACCTTTCAAG ACGGCAATGCAGGGTTTCACTGAGAAAATCGTGGGAATGATGAAGAGCGAAAAACTCTTTGCTTCCCAAGGTGGCCCTATTATCCTCTCTCAG ATTGAAAATGAGTATGGTCCAGAAGGCAAAGAGTTTGGTGCTGCTGGCCAGTCATATATCAACTGGGCTGCAAAGATGGCCGTTGGATTGGACACTGGTGTGCCGTGGGTGATGTGCAAGGAGGAGGATGCACCAGATCCAGTG ATCAATGCATGCAATGGTTtctattgtgatgcattttCTGCAAACAAACCTTACAAGCCTATGATGTGGACTGAAGCTTGGAGTGGCTG GTTCACGGAATTTGGTGGAACCATCCGCCAACGACCGGTTGAAGACCTCGCATTTGCTGTTGCTCGATTTGTACAAAAGGGTGGTTCTTTTATCAATTACTACATG TATCATGGAGGAACAAATTTTGGACGCACTGCTGGGGGTCCCTTCATCACAACAAGTTATGATTATGATGCTCCAATTGATGAATATG GACTTGTTAGAGAACCAAAGCACAGTCATCTGAAAGAACTCCATAGAGCTGTTAAGTTATGTGAGCAGGCATTGGTTTCTGTTGACCCAGCAATTACTACACTTGGAACCATGCAAGAG GCCCATGTCTTCCGATCTCCATCTGGCTGTGCTGCTTTCCTTGCGAACTACAATTCTAATTCTTATGCAAAAGTTGTGTTCAACAATGAGAATTACAACCTTCCACCTTGGTCAATCAGCATCCTTCCTGATTGCAAGAATGTAATCTTTAACAGTGCAACA ATTGGTGTTCAGACATCTCAAATGCAAATGTGGGCAGATGGGGCCTCCTCAATGATGTGGGAGAGGTATGATGAGGAGGTTGATTCTCTGGCAGCTGCTCCACTGCTAACGACAACTGGTTTGCTTGAACAGCTTAATGTCACGAGAGACAGCAGTGATTATCTGTGGTACATCACCAG TGTTGAGATAAGCCCATCTGAAAACTTTCTTCAAGGTGGCAAGCCTCTGTCTCTCAGTGTGCAGTCTGCTGGTCACACCTTGCATGTCTTTATCAATGGACAACTTCAAG GTTCTGCTTATGGTACTAGGGAAGATCGAAGAATTAAATATAATGGCATGGCTAACCTTCGAGCCGGTACTAATAGAATTGCACTACTGAGTGTTGCCTGTGGATTGCCG AATGTTGGAGTGCATTATGAGACATGGAACACTGGTGTTGTTGGTCCTGTTGTACTTCATGGGTTGAATGACGGTTCGCGAGACCTTACTTGGCAAACTTGGTCCTATCAG GTTGGCCTGAAAGGTGAACAGATGAACCTGAACTCCCTAGAAGGCTCAAGCTCAGTTGAATGGATGCAAGGATCGTTGTTAGCCCGAAACCAACAGCCATTGGCCTGGTATAAG GCTTACTTTGAGACTCCCACTGGGGATGAGCCACTAGCTCTGGATTTGGGTAGTATGGGCAAGGGCCAAATCTGGATAAATGGACAAAGCATTGGTCGGTATTGGACAGCATATGCAAATGGGGACTGCAAGGAATGCAGTTACACGGGGACATTCCGTGCGCCCAAGTGTCAAGCAGGCTGCGGTCAGCCCACACAACGTTG GTATCATGTGCCAAGATCCTGGCTGCAACCCACTAGAAATTTGTTGGTAGTTTTTGAGGAACTTGGTGGGGATTCATCGAAGATTGCTCTTGTGAAGAGGTCAGTCTCAAGTGTCTGTGCTGATGTATCTGAGGATCATCCAAATATCAAGAAGTGGCAGATTGAGAGCTACGGTGAGCGTGAGTACCACAGGGCCAAAGTGCACTTAAGATGTGCACCTGGGCAATCCATTTCTGCCATCAAATTTGCAAGCTTTGGGACACCTATGGGAACTTGTGGAAGTTTCCAGCAAGGAGATTGCCATTCAGCAAACTCTCACACTGTTCTCGAGAAG AAATGCATTGGCCTACAAAGATGTGTCGTCGCTATCTCCCCCGAGAGCTTTGGAGGAGATCCCTGCCCGAACGTGACAAAAAGGGTGGCGGTCGAGGCAGTATGTTCTCCCACTGCTTAG